The Vigna unguiculata cultivar IT97K-499-35 chromosome 11, ASM411807v1, whole genome shotgun sequence genomic sequence GCTCAAATGGTATTTAGGAGCTGCATTTGCCATCAGAGATGCTTCATTCCCATTCAGaatcaaaatcagaaaatatAGTCTGGCAGCTGGAGAGGGAATTGTGCCACTGTAGCTAGAAAAGGGTCTCCTTTTGGGTATGCCAAGCTGAAAccagaataaaaacaaaaatggctAGCTCACAGACtaaaacaattgaatttaaTTCCTTTGGTGTCAATTTCAAATGCATGGTTTTGTTGTTTGATGTGAATCAAAGCATAACATGGAAAACTTAACATTTGGATGATGAATGTGGTTGAAGTTGGCAAAGATGAATGTATGCAAATAGTACTAAGCAGAGAAGTAGATGTCATAGTGGATGCTGAAACAACATTGAATACTGACCAGTCTCTATACAGGAAGACACATAACAGACCTCAGTTTTGTGGAGCATTTCATGGTTCTCTACCTCGCTCATCATGCACAGCATACCAATCAATTGGAACATATTCTCTCAAGTTTTATAATTGTAATGATCTCACcctttattctttaaaaccacAACTTTAAGAGAGAAATATATTATACTGATAAACATAACTGCAGAAGATCCATTCCCTCACACTCACTTAGACTTTCTGTACTCCCTAAACCACCTCACTTAGACTTTATACATAGAGATAAGTATAAAGTTCATTTGTATTTCatatacatgaaaaaaaaaagtttcaactAAACTTGTTACTTGAAATTTGCTCAAACAATTCAGATATTCCTAAATTGTCCAACTAATCATGGATTATCAAATATCTTGTCACAAACAGTAATTACAATAACATAAATGCATACCTGCCAGGTATAAATGTAAAAGAACCTTCAATGGAACCTGATGGCGTTGGTAGAGGTGTGCAACTCTGATAAACAAATTCTTGTCCACCAGGATGCAAAAGTGGATACTGCAGGGAGATTCACAACTCAGTAACTTGACACTTTGACCACATTATTTACCAGATTTATTTGGACTTGAGAAAATGAAGACAATTGTCTTtgttttataagaaaaatatagtttaaagACTATGAATTATAAACCTTTGTTACTTTTGGAAATGGGAACCACTATAAAGTAAATTACAAGCTTAACTCAGCCAGGCTCGTTGCTTATATGCACTCAATCAATATatgcaacaaaaataaaaacaactagACTTCCGCCACATATATTAAATCATAGAAAGGCAATGGCAGTGGTGCAATTATGCAGTTTTTGGGAAATTCCATAATTGATCCACAACTGAACTGAATTTTCTTGTTGTAAAAATTCAACAAACCAAAATACAGGTGGAACAATTGGATGAGAATCAATTAATTTAGATGAGTGAGACATTGATCAGCTGTTCAATCCAAATTTTGACTCTGATATGTGTAAATCCAAATGAAGTGAATGCACCCAAGGCCTAAGCACTGAAGAGCTACTCACCTCTCACACCTACTATCTCATCCGGAATTTCAAAACTATatgaattcaattttaaaagatatttctcCAGCAGCCAAGACGTGAAATAGTTTAAAATGCATATTTACTAAATATCATTACttcaatagaataaaaataattgcacagaaaaaaaggaaattgaGGGAAAATGTTGGGAACTTATACCTGTCCTATAACAGCTTCTCCATTGAGATCCGATACAACATCATCATTAGCACGGATGATCCAGCGCCTCCAATGGAGTTGACAAGAGTCGAAGGACATTCCATTAATCAAACATCCTTGAGGTTCAAGGGACAAGCGGATTGAATAAGCAAATAAGTACTTTTCGCTGTCATCTTGAGGATCAATAAACTCAGGGATAACCAATGCAGACGAGCGAAccttaagaaaaaaacaacactGGTAAATCTCCAAGAGAAAATGATATGCTGGAACTAAGAACTACTTGCAAAAATTTCAGTAGTGATGAAAATGGCACGTGAACTGGAATATCCCATCCCATGCAACATCAATGAGCAGATGTAATCATTCTCTTACTTGATGCATAAagacaacaaaaagaaaaaagaagctCCAGATGCAAACCAAGAAAATCTATCCTGATATATGTTGTAATTATAAATATCCAAAACTCAGGAAGGCATAAGACAATCTGGTTACGATATTTATTCCCTGTAACTACAATATGACTTTGCCAAATACATCAACGAATACAGTGGCAATAATGTTTTCTATGGCATAAGATACAATGTTAATAGAGCAAGCATAATACGGGCTTTTACCTTCACACCATTAGTAACAGCCGTTGAACAAAAAGGGGGTTCCTCTGGGAAAAGATTAATGCTTCGGCCATATTCATTTTCACAAAGTTTGATGAAGCCATGTTCTAAACGGCGACCATGTTCTTCTAACCACAGTAGCATGGCATCTTGTTGCTCTTCACCATTTGATTCCTGATGTAAACTTATCAGATCTTGAGGTACACAAGGGATTATGTCTTTTTCAGAACGAAGCTTATTGGTTCCAACATATAGTTGGCCATTGGAACAATTGAGGAAAAACAATTTTCTACGGAGTGTGGACGAAGAAGCCACAAGAACAAACTTGGATGTCCTTAAAAAGTTCAAGTGACGCCAAATTTGCTGAGTTTCTCGGATTATCTGATGCACAGGCAATAGGTAAACATTCACCAAATGATTATAGAAGGAGTAGCCCCCGATTAGACCCAAACAACTTCCAAATGTACTAGCTTCTAGATTTGCTTTTACGATTTCTTGCCCATTATTGAAGCGATAAAGGATCCTCGTAGGAAGTGGCAATTCCACCTTTAACAAATTCTCCAACATCTGAATGTCAGCTTCAGTTGCCCCTTTACAAAGCGTGGCCTCAGCTTCAGGAAAATTATTGGTCAACCAGGTTTTTATCCTATCCCAGCACCTTTTGACACGCTTAACAAGAAACCAAGGATACATTCCAAAAGCTTTTCTCCATGCTTGATAACATTCCTGCGTAACACATAGATAGTCTGATTTCTAGATGTACCAAAAAGATTATTTGAACTTTACCACACACAAGCCATATATCATCAAGAATCTTGAGCAACAGAACATCCATCATCCCCATCATGAAAAAAAGAGAACGATGCCCACTTTACAAACATAAATTTAGCAGATCCAAGAACCGGCAAACAGGAAAGTCAGAAGTTAGTTTCATAAGTAGTGTCCACAAAGCTTGGAACTAGTAAGTACACTAAATCCACAATTTTACTGGTTTAAAAAATATGGTTATCATTGTTTTCATTCTTTAAAATGAGGAAAGCACAGAATGGAGCATGAGTCAGTCTATTCCACCAAAAGAACAGCTAATACAAGACTCTATCATTCTACCCCATCATCACATCCTTGTCAATTCCACACCACACGGCATTAGATATAAACCAAACCACCACAAGATAAACATGTTTTTAACCTCGGAAGCAAGTTCAGTTCACCCATTTTAGCAATTGGACCAAGTCAACACAACAAAGTCATTTTCCAACACACAAGGAGGAACAACAACAAAGACATCAAAAGAAACACCCAATGGTGTGCCTGAAATTGAAAGACACACAAACTCGACAAAGAGACAACTTCATCAGTTGACCCTAAAGAGAATCCAACCAATGACAAACAAAGGGATGTTTTCAATGCATTTTTTTCCACATAAAAATTATCACCTCAAAAACATAAAgcttatgaaaaatgaaagaaaattagaaaaaggtGCGACCTTGAAGGAAGGGAAAGGGTTCCCAAGATGATCGATGGGTTGGGTCAAAGCGAGTTCATTGAAGCAGAGATTGATCCAAAGAGTGTCATCGGATGCAAAAGACCTAAACCTTTTGCTGGCACAGGCAACTCTGGCAATGTCTTCGGCTTCTAACTTTCTTAGTAGTGCGTTAATGGCTAAATCTCCGACCGATTCCAACCCCATGGTTCTGCTTTGTCGATCTTACTCTCTCAACAACAGAATAAATTTGTTCAAAACtagaagattttaaaaaaatttatttcacagATGCATGCTATTCACATTATAGCTTTATTTTAGTTCATTATCTTCGAAGTATTGGAATGGtgagaaatttatttatttatattattttttataaattttacataaacgattaaacaataattaaataattgacatatttttattattaataaatttatgaatttgtaTATTACCTTTCGAACATTATTATctcgttttttttaatttgaatttgtgagtttttatatatcttttaataatataaattatttcaattcagAAATATATTTACCAATTCATTTAAAGAAATACATATttactatattaatttaattttttttatttttatcaccaAATAATGTTTTCATCGTTAAATAACTTAAActgttattaattttaaatcacaagatttaattgcaaaaaacaaaatcacatTCTAAACAAATACGAGattattaaaacataaaaaattatatcatgtcTCTTTTGTGACTATATCATTTATACATTACATcattaactaaataaatttattaaaatcattgGTATATGTAATAAGCTtggaaaattttcataatttttgttaaattattaatttctcatttaacaatatcttttatttttatgttaaatacctatttattatttgaaaaaaataatttcatatatatgtgtatattattttatattttatatagttaaattgataaatagATTTACTTATAAATATAACCAAGTCGTTAATTTAAGTTCTTAATTTCTGTTATCAATTagcttaacattttttaataaaatctcaATATTAACCATActtaatgatttatttaaattattaaaaataattttaaattttatcaatgttttcttattacattttttattttaaaaatattttaaaaatatttttaattaataactaatttaattaaaagaattatgtgTTAAAGAATAAAAGCTCTTTGAAATGATAAAAGTGCAGGGTTAAATTCGCCTTTTAGAGAAATTCGTTGCAGAGATTTTATGGGATAATTTGGATAGAGAAAAATAGATTCGACATAAATtgcttttctttgtttttcgtAACAAGAAAAAACAAGGAGCCTACAAACATTTCCTGAGGCAAATATCACTATCAAATTATATCAAGTTGGGTACGATACATAACTTAAATACCTAAATTGAAGAATCTGATGTAGTGCTGGTGGAACCTATTTTTTTGTATTCCATTGTTCATCTTCAATTCTTTCTCTCCAAGTTATGGATGAAGAAAACAACAggataagaataaaaattttattttattacattagtcaattaaataatattgcaTCAATTGAGACATAGCATTGGTGTCATAAAAAACGAAACAATGTAATATACGCACAATATAAGTGTGATAAAAAACGAAACAATGTTGTAAAAGGAGCAGAGTGGAATGCAAATGATCTCACACGAGGAGAAGTTAGCTTAAAGAACAGTTGGAACGATATGTGAGATGAAAATTGTTATGTACATTGAACAGTATTATCAATAAAAACCAACCTTACACCTTGGTAGTTTGTAGAGTAAAAAAAGTTAGAATGAAAGAGTAAGTTGGCTAAacaataaatgattaaatagaAATTGCTGTTGAACAATCGTCAAGTCTGGGTCACCTTCACAAGCAGGACCATTACCTACGCGTCAATAAAGATAGGGAAAAAACGATACGATTAGGATACACTCACTGGCCAAAGCCCATTAACAATTGGTAATAATCTCATCGTTACGCATAAAAACATTGAGTCAACATTTTTTACAACAGAGAAGctacataattatttatatggGGTATACAAGTACGatgaaaagaagataaaaatcaTTGCTAATCGAATGTAACCTTTTTATTAAGGATCACCTACAGTTTTAAAAGAACTACAAGCTTATGTGCAATTTTAAATCAAGGTTCAGATTTTCCAACTTGCATtacattttataactttataaggtaatatgtaaaatttaattttaatggaTGCGAATCATGCAGTTGATTCAACTGCAGAGAAGAACCTAGTGAACTGATAACCTAACCAAGGAGAAAATCGCAGTGCTACGGAGTACGAAATGACGAGAAAAACTAAACGAAagtatatatcaaaatttgaagacTAAACCACGAAAGGAATCGAATGCTCTTCTTCAGTACCTAAATGGATCGCTTCGAACTATTTATTAATGACATACCAACAATACGATAGCATAAGAAAAAAGCAGAATCTCTACGGATATGATATATACCAAGGAATTCTTGGGATTCAGAATTCTCCTCAAATAATTTTACGCATTAATGGGTGAATACCCTGAGATGTAGCACTCAACACTCGCCGGCTATTAACTATTAGCATCACCATCATTTGAGCAATAAACCAATCATTAATCAGCACTATAGACAGAAAAAACTTTTTAACAGAGAGAATATTCcagtgttaaaaaataattctaatgtTCTTGGTATTCTATTAGCAAGTACCTTCCTCAAAAACACATTCAAAATAACACATTTTCTTATCACAACGCTGGCTAATACTCAGCAAGAAGCCATTGGAACTGAATAAAGAAATGTAAGGAGGTATTGTCATTTTATATATCATCTATATTGCCAAACTCTTTATTTATCAGATTTAACCAGAGTAAATTAGAAAAGGTCTGATGTTTTCACAAGAAATGCATAATCAATGCCCAGTATATGAAGCAGTTTTAATAAACTAAATGTGTATTTATCACTCAAATTTGTTTCAAGGTAGTTGTTGATAGTTTACCATTAGTTCCATCTTGTTGCGTTTTCaccttcatatatttttaatggaCTTCCAACAAACAGAAAGTCCATGTGCTCTGGCtttgttcttttatttccaCGTATACTAAAATGAAACCACCACGATTGATAGAACATTCATAAGAATGCATACAATTAAGTGTTTATTAACCCTCTAACGATAATAAAGGTTCTGACGCCTCACCATGGTATTCATTACACCTTTTCCTAAGTATAGATGCTACTCTTACTTCGAGAAGTTGACCTTCATATTAGGAAGTAAATGGTTGAGTTTAGCACTTGCCACGTATGCTAATTGCAAGAGACTGACCACATTAATAGTTGCCCTTAAATTTAAATAGTGCAGGTAGGATTTGAAGTTTTAGGtccaaattttcatataaccaAGTTGGTGACCAATTAGGATACAATCAAAGTTCCTATAAATTTCAATCCGTGTCGAGTTCTTGAGGTCATTATTATATCTCTCGTCCCTAAGCCGAACTTGTAATTTCTGTATCCCATAGACAGGAGGAAATAGGGAAAATTAGTGCAAAACCACAATTGACAGTGGCACCAAATTTGTTGATTTGATATACTAATCTTATTTAAGGTTAGCT encodes the following:
- the LOC114169787 gene encoding F-box protein SKIP16 gives rise to the protein MGLESVGDLAINALLRKLEAEDIARVACASKRFRSFASDDTLWINLCFNELALTQPIDHLGNPFPSFKECYQAWRKAFGMYPWFLVKRVKRCWDRIKTWLTNNFPEAEATLCKGATEADIQMLENLLKVELPLPTRILYRFNNGQEIVKANLEASTFGSCLGLIGGYSFYNHLVNVYLLPVHQIIRETQQIWRHLNFLRTSKFVLVASSSTLRRKLFFLNCSNGQLYVGTNKLRSEKDIIPCVPQDLISLHQESNGEEQQDAMLLWLEEHGRRLEHGFIKLCENEYGRSINLFPEEPPFCSTAVTNGVKVRSSALVIPEFIDPQDDSEKYLFAYSIRLSLEPQGCLINGMSFDSCQLHWRRWIIRANDDVVSDLNGEAVIGQYPLLHPGGQEFVYQSCTPLPTPSGSIEGSFTFIPGSLAYPKGDPFLATVAQFPLQLPDYIF